The proteins below come from a single Prolixibacter sp. NT017 genomic window:
- a CDS encoding amino acid permease, translated as MSNGLVNPKASFGTMPVFLTALSTILGAILFLRFGWAVGQVGFYGVIGIIIIGHLVTIPTAMAVAEIATNQRVQGGGAYFIISRSFGLNIGAAVGLALYLSQAISVAFYVIAFGEAFEPVFDWIRVNYGIVLADRRIITVPLMLILSVLMLVRGANMGVKALYWVVAILLTSLGFFFFGDSPIKPEVINLSSRIPNGNSFFYVFTIIFPAFTGLAAGLGLSGDLKHPETSIPRGTIWATLAGLIVYFLAAYKFAVSASPEDLVGDQLIMQRIAAWGPIIPVGLAAASLSSALGSIMIAPRTLQAIGADDIFPQFKLNQWLARGKKADNEPINASTITIIIAFVFVLVGDVNFVAQIISMFFMITYGAICLISLLEHFAADPAYRPTFRSHWSISLVGTLASFWVMFKMNMPYAAFSLLIMTLLYVFITKSKHERRGFSKLFRGVIFQLSRELQIFAQRADREDRELSWRPFAICISCDTFKRKSAFDFMRWISHRYGFGTYIHFIKGMLNRSTTAESKIALERLLKLAASFPNRVYLDTIISPSYTSAIAQVVQLSGISGRGNNLILFEFSRTDPHSITDAIQNYPMLESAGFDICILNTGYRGFGYKKEIHIWIKPEDYKNANLMILLGYITLGHPEWKRGFIKIFAIAPHAEMQEERNRLIRLIKQGRIPISQSNVEMISLEEGEDRKEIISRFSVDADLTIIGFKTEKLKNGIELFDGYGDLGNILFVSSNQHKSIE; from the coding sequence ATGTCTAACGGTCTCGTCAATCCCAAAGCCAGTTTCGGAACCATGCCGGTTTTCCTGACGGCATTATCCACCATCCTCGGAGCCATCTTGTTTCTTCGTTTCGGATGGGCTGTCGGTCAGGTCGGCTTTTATGGTGTCATCGGCATCATCATCATCGGTCATTTAGTGACCATTCCTACGGCTATGGCTGTCGCCGAAATTGCTACCAACCAGCGGGTGCAGGGAGGAGGAGCCTATTTCATCATCTCCCGGTCCTTCGGCCTGAACATTGGTGCTGCCGTTGGTTTGGCGCTTTATCTCTCACAGGCCATTAGTGTGGCTTTTTATGTGATTGCATTTGGCGAGGCTTTTGAACCGGTTTTCGACTGGATTAGGGTAAACTACGGCATTGTCCTCGCCGACCGACGAATCATCACCGTACCGTTAATGCTTATCCTTTCGGTATTGATGCTGGTGCGCGGTGCCAATATGGGCGTAAAAGCGCTTTACTGGGTGGTAGCCATTTTGCTCACCTCACTCGGCTTTTTCTTTTTCGGCGATTCCCCCATCAAACCGGAAGTCATTAACCTGAGCAGCCGGATTCCGAATGGCAATAGCTTCTTCTATGTGTTCACCATTATATTCCCGGCTTTCACCGGATTAGCCGCTGGCTTAGGCCTTTCGGGCGATCTGAAGCATCCCGAAACATCTATTCCGAGAGGCACTATATGGGCTACGTTAGCAGGCTTAATTGTCTATTTTCTGGCCGCGTACAAATTTGCAGTTTCTGCCTCTCCCGAAGATTTGGTTGGTGACCAGCTAATTATGCAACGTATTGCCGCCTGGGGTCCCATCATCCCGGTTGGTTTGGCCGCCGCTTCACTCTCATCAGCGCTGGGTTCGATTATGATTGCACCGCGAACTCTACAGGCCATCGGTGCCGACGATATTTTCCCGCAGTTTAAACTCAACCAGTGGTTAGCAAGAGGTAAAAAGGCCGACAATGAGCCCATAAATGCATCGACCATCACAATTATTATTGCTTTTGTTTTTGTCTTGGTCGGGGATGTCAACTTCGTGGCACAAATCATCTCCATGTTTTTCATGATTACTTACGGAGCTATCTGTTTGATTTCATTGCTCGAACATTTTGCCGCCGATCCGGCTTATCGCCCGACCTTCCGTTCGCACTGGAGTATTTCATTGGTAGGAACACTGGCCTCTTTCTGGGTGATGTTTAAAATGAACATGCCTTATGCCGCATTTTCACTGCTGATAATGACACTTCTCTATGTCTTTATTACGAAGAGCAAGCATGAAAGGCGTGGATTCAGTAAGTTATTCCGTGGCGTTATTTTCCAATTGAGCCGCGAACTACAGATATTTGCCCAACGGGCAGACCGGGAAGACCGCGAATTGAGTTGGAGGCCTTTTGCTATTTGCATCTCTTGCGACACCTTCAAACGGAAGTCTGCATTCGATTTTATGCGCTGGATTTCGCACCGCTATGGTTTCGGAACATACATCCATTTCATCAAAGGAATGTTGAACCGTTCAACAACCGCCGAATCGAAGATAGCTCTCGAGCGCTTACTAAAACTGGCAGCTAGCTTCCCGAACCGGGTATATCTCGACACCATCATATCGCCGTCTTACACCTCCGCTATTGCGCAGGTTGTGCAGCTTTCCGGTATCTCAGGACGGGGAAATAATTTGATTCTTTTCGAATTCTCCCGAACCGATCCGCATTCTATTACCGACGCCATCCAGAATTATCCGATGCTTGAGTCCGCCGGGTTTGACATTTGTATCCTGAATACCGGCTACCGCGGATTTGGTTACAAAAAAGAAATCCATATCTGGATTAAACCGGAAGATTATAAGAATGCGAATCTTATGATTCTTCTGGGATACATCACATTGGGACACCCGGAATGGAAGCGTGGTTTTATCAAGATATTTGCCATTGCTCCTCACGCTGAAATGCAGGAGGAACGAAACCGGCTAATTCGTCTTATCAAACAAGGCAGAATCCCCATCAGCCAGTCGAACGTTGAAATGATATCGCTGGAAGAGGGTGAAGACCGGAAAGAGATCATTTCCCGTTTCTCAGTTGACGCTGACCTGACCATTATCGGCTTTAAAACTGAAAAACTGAAAAATGGCATCGAGTTGTTTGATGGGTACGGCGATTTAGGCAATATTTTGTTCGTATCATCTAACCAACACAAAAGCATTGAATAA
- a CDS encoding GTPase, translated as MLVERDHIGIFGKMNSGKSTLMNLLTQQETSIVDSTPGTTADTKITLQEIHGMGPVKLFDTAGLDEGTGLGEKKKKKVLSTLKECDLVLLIIDPSTDEFETEALVLEEARQLDKQLLVIYNLFQAVDEEKIANVERELPYIQFHHKLRITANNPAFRQPLLEFILGNFESKNQQLELLPFVEKDQFYILNIPMDEETPPGRYLRPQAMAEEYITRHWAFPVSFRMDLGKARSGDPSERKRWDDFLASLQRRPKAIVTDSQAMDIMKDWAPDDMLLTTFSIMMINYVSRGKLNGFHEGINALEHIKAGDRILIAEACNHSRIKEDIGIVQIPRYIQQHFPGVEVEHNFGREFQENKELEKYSLVIHCGGCMISGQKMQARIRDLEAIGIPFTNYGIFLSYIQGRKSLDRVMVPWR; from the coding sequence ATGCTTGTCGAACGCGATCACATTGGCATTTTCGGTAAGATGAATTCGGGGAAAAGTACCCTGATGAACCTGTTGACGCAGCAGGAAACCTCGATTGTCGATTCAACACCGGGAACTACAGCCGATACCAAAATAACGTTACAGGAAATTCACGGAATGGGGCCGGTAAAACTCTTCGATACGGCCGGTTTGGATGAGGGAACCGGACTTGGCGAAAAGAAAAAGAAGAAAGTTTTATCCACGCTAAAGGAATGTGACCTGGTCCTTTTGATCATCGATCCATCTACCGATGAATTTGAAACAGAGGCCCTGGTGTTGGAAGAAGCACGCCAGCTGGACAAACAGCTGTTGGTCATTTACAACCTGTTTCAGGCGGTCGATGAAGAGAAAATTGCCAACGTGGAGAGGGAATTACCCTACATTCAGTTTCATCATAAACTAAGAATAACAGCCAACAATCCGGCATTCCGCCAACCGTTGCTGGAGTTTATTCTTGGTAATTTCGAATCGAAGAATCAGCAACTGGAGCTTCTTCCTTTTGTGGAAAAAGACCAGTTTTATATCCTGAATATTCCGATGGACGAGGAAACCCCGCCGGGACGGTATTTGCGTCCGCAGGCGATGGCCGAAGAATACATCACAAGGCACTGGGCCTTTCCGGTTTCCTTCCGGATGGATTTGGGGAAAGCGCGAAGCGGCGATCCTTCTGAGCGAAAACGCTGGGATGATTTCCTGGCCAGTTTGCAACGTCGTCCAAAAGCCATTGTCACCGATTCACAGGCAATGGACATCATGAAGGATTGGGCACCAGATGACATGCTGCTGACCACTTTCTCCATCATGATGATTAATTATGTTAGTCGGGGCAAACTAAATGGATTCCATGAAGGAATTAATGCGCTGGAGCACATCAAGGCCGGCGACCGGATATTGATCGCCGAGGCCTGTAATCACTCCCGGATTAAAGAGGACATCGGGATTGTTCAAATTCCAAGATACATTCAGCAACATTTTCCGGGAGTAGAAGTCGAACATAACTTCGGCCGGGAGTTCCAGGAAAACAAAGAGCTGGAGAAATATAGTCTGGTTATTCATTGTGGAGGTTGCATGATTAGTGGCCAAAAAATGCAGGCACGCATCCGCGATTTGGAAGCCATCGGTATTCCGTTCACCAACTACGGAATTTTCCTTTCCTATATTCAGGGACGGAAAAGTCTGGACCGCGTGATGGTTCCCTGGAGATAA